One window of the Thermoplasmatales archaeon genome contains the following:
- a CDS encoding 50S ribosomal protein P1 → MEYIYGAMLLHAAGKEINDENLKKVLQAAGIEIDDAKIKVLTSSLKGVNIDEIISKASSMPVMPVMPAEKKEEGKEKKEEKEEKKEEKKVSEEEIAAGLGALFG, encoded by the coding sequence ATGGAATATATATATGGAGCAATGCTGTTGCATGCAGCTGGTAAGGAAATAAACGATGAAAATTTGAAGAAAGTGCTTCAGGCGGCGGGCATTGAGATAGACGATGCAAAAATAAAAGTGCTAACCTCATCTCTCAAGGGAGTGAACATAGATGAAATAATATCAAAAGCATCTTCGATGCCAGTAATGCCGGTGATGCCAGCGGAGAAGAAGGAAGAAGGAAAAGAAAAGAAGGAAGAAAAGGAAGAGAAGAAAGAAGAAAAGAAGGTCAGTGAAGAAGAAATAGCAGCGGGTTTAGGAGCACTGTTTGGTTAA
- a CDS encoding transcription factor S: MFCQKCGSLLYPKGNELICKKCGYSQKKEDKKVVVSRRRESEAIVIEEEIALLPKTSIICPKCGNNEAYWLLRQTRAADEPETRIYICTKCNNRWREY, translated from the coding sequence ATGTTTTGCCAAAAATGTGGCTCCTTGCTTTATCCGAAAGGGAATGAATTGATATGCAAAAAATGCGGCTATTCACAAAAAAAGGAAGATAAAAAAGTTGTTGTATCTAGAAGAAGAGAAAGTGAGGCGATTGTAATCGAAGAGGAAATAGCCCTTCTGCCAAAAACATCAATAATATGTCCTAAATGCGGAAATAATGAAGCATACTGGCTTCTGCGTCAGACGAGAGCGGCGGACGAGCCAGAGACAAGAATTTATATATGCACGAAATGCAACAATAGGTGGAGAGAGTATTAA
- the scpB gene encoding SMC-Scp complex subunit ScpB: MDIRKIIEAILFASGKPVSKEDIKKIFLFKDKEIEDTIMQLKEQYKDSAIEVIESDGKYAMQVREKYVEYTKKFAPMEIPKNLLKTLSIIAYHQPIKQSELRKIVGEKVYEHVKELQKRGFLKLEKDRRTKIIETSQFFYDYFGFDKKDKEKIKKSLYERIV, from the coding sequence ATGGACATTAGAAAAATTATAGAAGCAATACTTTTTGCATCTGGTAAGCCGGTTAGCAAGGAAGATATAAAAAAAATTTTTCTGTTTAAAGATAAAGAAATAGAAGATACAATAATGCAATTAAAGGAACAATATAAGGACTCAGCAATCGAAGTTATTGAGAGTGATGGTAAATATGCAATGCAGGTTAGGGAGAAATATGTTGAATATACAAAAAAATTTGCACCGATGGAAATACCAAAGAATTTACTAAAAACACTTTCAATAATAGCATATCATCAGCCAATAAAGCAATCAGAGCTAAGGAAAATTGTTGGTGAGAAGGTATATGAACATGTTAAAGAGTTACAGAAAAGAGGATTTTTAAAATTAGAGAAAGATAGAAGAACCAAGATTATAGAAACTTCACAATTTTTCTATGATTATTTTGGCTTTGATAAAAAAGATAAGGAAAAAATAAAGAAATCACTGTATGAAAGGATTGTTTAA
- a CDS encoding right-handed parallel beta-helix repeat-containing protein: protein MSFVKEARADTFYVPDQYLTIQDAINSSSNGDIIKVNTTAELYRENIVVNKEIRLVVDPVIDAMGGIEITVEASNVSVENFTILNASKGIYAHNTSFILQNVTINNCTIYNCTYYPGYGIEFNKVNESLINNTQVNNTNYSIRLSYSSYNTITNNNVVSNYDDGIWLCFSTNNTISNCNVYSNNDDGIWIEKSSDNTITYSNIYNNTDDGIVAYEASNTQVHYCNIYGNADYGIYNYNEEKVYQVDATYNWWGHASGPYHPTLNPFGKGDNVSKNVLFKPWLEAPYEISLTVSVVKPRNALYIFDREIISLRIPVIIGGITIEATASSTIGIEKVEFYIDNVLKFTDTSEPYSWKWDERAIGMHEIKVIAYNSIAQTAEDRINVFIINF from the coding sequence TTGAGCTTTGTAAAAGAAGCAAGAGCAGACACTTTTTATGTTCCTGATCAGTATCTTACTATACAAGATGCTATCAATTCATCAAGCAATGGAGATATAATAAAAGTTAACACAACAGCAGAGCTTTATAGAGAAAACATTGTTGTAAATAAAGAAATAAGATTAGTTGTCGATCCTGTTATAGATGCTATGGGAGGAATAGAAATAACAGTTGAAGCATCCAACGTTTCTGTTGAAAATTTCACTATACTCAATGCATCTAAAGGAATTTATGCCCATAATACATCATTCATTTTACAAAATGTTACCATCAATAATTGCACAATATACAACTGTACATATTATCCTGGATATGGAATCGAATTTAATAAAGTAAATGAAAGCCTTATCAACAATACACAAGTCAACAATACCAACTATAGCATCCGCCTTTCCTATTCAAGCTATAACACCATCACCAACAACAATGTTGTTTCGAATTATGACGATGGCATCTGGCTTTGCTTTTCCACCAATAACACCATATCTAATTGCAATGTTTATAGCAATAACGATGATGGAATTTGGATAGAGAAGTCATCTGACAATACTATAACATATTCAAATATTTACAATAATACAGACGATGGGATAGTAGCATATGAAGCTTCAAATACTCAGGTTCATTATTGTAATATTTATGGAAATGCAGATTATGGAATTTACAATTACAATGAAGAAAAGGTGTATCAAGTAGATGCAACCTACAACTGGTGGGGTCATGCAAGCGGACCATATCATCCAACTTTAAATCCATTCGGAAAAGGAGATAATGTGAGCAAAAATGTTTTATTTAAGCCATGGCTTGAAGCACCATATGAAATCTCACTAACAGTAAGCGTAGTTAAACCAAGAAATGCATTGTATATCTTTGATAGAGAAATAATTTCATTGCGAATTCCAGTGATAATAGGAGGAATAACAATTGAAGCAACTGCAAGCTCAACTATAGGCATAGAAAAAGTAGAATTCTATATTGATAATGTTCTTAAATTCACAGATACAAGTGAGCCATATTCATGGAAATGGGATGAAAGAGCAATAGGAATGCATGAAATAAAAGTAATTGCATATAATAGCATTGCTCAAACAGCGGAAGACAGAATAAACGTCTTCATAATAAACTTCTAA
- a CDS encoding DUF296 domain-containing protein — MHKREGNFIIAKFVDGEVIENLKNLCRKEKIETAFIINGIGMLENVLIGYFDGEKYLKERISEPVELISLQGNICKGENDYIIHAHSALGTKEHNLKGGHLFEGKVKIVNEILLYVFNEIRISRKKKGEIMEMQL; from the coding sequence ATGCATAAAAGAGAGGGAAATTTTATAATTGCAAAATTTGTTGATGGAGAAGTAATTGAAAACCTGAAGAATCTATGTAGAAAAGAAAAAATAGAAACCGCTTTTATAATAAATGGTATAGGAATGCTCGAAAATGTTTTAATTGGATATTTTGATGGAGAAAAATATTTAAAGGAAAGAATTAGTGAGCCAGTTGAACTTATCTCCCTACAAGGAAATATATGTAAAGGTGAGAACGATTATATAATTCATGCTCATTCCGCGCTTGGAACAAAAGAACACAATTTGAAAGGCGGGCATCTATTTGAAGGAAAGGTAAAAATTGTGAATGAAATTCTTCTATATGTATTTAATGAAATAAGAATAAGCAGGAAGAAGAAAGGAGAAATTATGGAAATGCAATTATAA
- a CDS encoding cysteine--tRNA ligase, which produces MLKIFNTLSRKKEVFIPIEGRKVRMYVCGITPYSDAHIGHARTYVAFDIIRRYLEYKGYDVFYVQNITDIDDKIIDSANKIGMPPLVYSEMYAKRCLEDMRKLGIREASLYPKATEHVEDMINFIEKLIEKGYAYLSDGDVYFSVKKFERYGMLSKQNMEEIIAGARVSGEGKINKEDFALWKSAKPNEPKWTSPWGDGRPGWHIECSVMSSKYLGVPIDIHGGGEDLIFPHHENEISQSEAFFGKRFVNYWLHCGLLKIRGEKMSKSLGNIINLRDAIDEWGADNLRFFFASYHYRSQADFSEEGIENAKNSLKRIISMKEKLSEMAGESKKFRKKELSIEEKKYLEEIKNIKANFEKAMDDDFNTPRAIEEIFNFVRITNKFLMDKKEPNSSVCKFALDEFISMNSVLNIFQEEKKIDEASLMAIAEKYGIKEKKSEKIIEKIIEIRREARENKNYKLADEIRDDLRKSGIELEDIGKETKWKII; this is translated from the coding sequence ATGCTCAAAATATTTAATACTCTTAGCAGAAAAAAAGAAGTTTTTATTCCAATTGAAGGAAGAAAGGTAAGAATGTATGTTTGTGGAATAACCCCATATAGCGATGCTCATATTGGGCACGCTCGCACGTATGTGGCATTTGATATAATAAGGAGATATCTTGAATATAAAGGATATGATGTTTTTTATGTTCAAAATATAACAGATATAGACGATAAGATAATAGATTCAGCAAATAAAATAGGTATGCCTCCTCTGGTTTATTCTGAGATGTATGCAAAAAGATGTCTTGAGGATATGAGAAAACTAGGAATAAGAGAAGCAAGTTTATATCCAAAGGCAACAGAACATGTTGAAGATATGATAAACTTTATAGAAAAATTGATTGAAAAAGGATATGCATATCTAAGTGATGGAGATGTTTATTTCAGTGTCAAAAAATTTGAAAGATATGGGATGTTATCAAAGCAGAATATGGAAGAAATAATAGCGGGTGCAAGGGTAAGTGGAGAAGGAAAGATAAATAAGGAAGATTTTGCTCTGTGGAAATCAGCAAAGCCAAATGAACCAAAATGGACAAGTCCATGGGGTGATGGAAGGCCTGGATGGCATATAGAATGCTCGGTAATGAGCTCAAAATATCTTGGTGTGCCAATCGATATACATGGAGGAGGTGAAGATTTAATATTTCCTCATCACGAAAATGAGATTTCTCAATCAGAAGCATTCTTTGGGAAAAGATTTGTTAATTATTGGCTACACTGCGGGCTTTTAAAGATAAGGGGTGAAAAAATGAGCAAATCTCTTGGAAATATAATAAATTTGAGGGATGCAATTGATGAATGGGGAGCTGACAATCTGCGCTTCTTTTTTGCTTCATACCATTATAGAAGTCAAGCAGATTTTAGTGAAGAAGGAATAGAGAATGCAAAAAATTCCTTGAAAAGGATCATCTCTATGAAGGAAAAACTTAGCGAGATGGCAGGAGAAAGCAAAAAATTTAGGAAGAAAGAGCTAAGTATAGAAGAAAAAAAATACTTAGAAGAGATAAAAAATATAAAAGCAAATTTCGAGAAAGCAATGGATGATGATTTTAACACTCCAAGGGCAATAGAAGAAATATTCAATTTTGTAAGGATAACCAATAAGTTTTTAATGGATAAAAAAGAGCCAAATAGTAGTGTTTGTAAGTTTGCATTAGATGAATTCATTAGCATGAATAGTGTATTAAATATATTCCAGGAAGAAAAGAAAATTGATGAAGCATCACTTATGGCTATTGCGGAGAAATATGGAATAAAAGAAAAAAAGAGTGAAAAAATAATAGAGAAAATTATTGAAATAAGGAGAGAGGCGAGAGAAAATAAAAATTACAAGCTCGCTGATGAAATAAGAGATGATTTGAGAAAATCGGGTATTGAGCTTGAAGATATAGGAAAAGAAACAAAATGGAAAATAATTTAA
- a CDS encoding 50S ribosomal protein L1 translates to MASKEIVEAVKNAINEKNNKKRKFIQSVDLIINLKDVDLSRPENRIDEEIELPKGRGKDAKIAVFATGELALKAKEVTNKVIMPDEIKELAEDKKKAKSIAEEYDLFIAEASLMPLIGKSLGKILAPRGKMPKPVPPEINIGELVGKLKKSVKVRSKDKPFIHCMVGKENMSVEDIAENIEAVLHRVEGRLERGRMNIASAYVKTTMGFPVRVI, encoded by the coding sequence ATGGCATCAAAAGAAATAGTTGAAGCAGTAAAGAATGCGATAAACGAAAAAAATAACAAAAAAAGGAAATTTATTCAATCAGTAGACCTAATCATAAATCTAAAAGATGTAGATTTAAGCAGGCCGGAAAATAGGATAGATGAAGAGATAGAACTGCCAAAAGGAAGGGGTAAGGATGCAAAAATTGCAGTTTTTGCTACAGGAGAACTTGCTCTCAAAGCAAAAGAGGTAACGAATAAAGTTATAATGCCAGATGAAATAAAGGAGCTTGCAGAAGATAAAAAGAAAGCAAAAAGTATCGCGGAAGAATATGATTTATTTATAGCGGAAGCATCTCTGATGCCTCTAATAGGAAAAAGCCTTGGTAAGATACTTGCGCCCCGCGGGAAGATGCCGAAGCCGGTTCCTCCTGAGATAAATATAGGTGAGTTAGTAGGAAAATTGAAAAAAAGTGTAAAGGTGCGCTCCAAAGATAAACCATTTATTCATTGTATGGTTGGGAAGGAAAATATGAGTGTTGAGGATATAGCGGAAAATATAGAAGCGGTTTTGCATAGAGTGGAAGGAAGACTTGAAAGAGGGAGGATGAACATTGCTTCTGCTTATGTAAAAACAACCATGGGTTTTCCTGTGAGAGTGATATAA
- a CDS encoding 50S ribosomal protein L10, whose translation MPAEWKIKELEEIKNIISSHKVFGIVGIRGIPAYQMQRMRESLRGKAIIKVSKNTLLRIALSNGTEKLANYIVGESAIIASNLNPVELYKLIESARTKAPAKGGEIASEDIVVKKGETNFKPGPIVGELQKAGIPASIREGKVVIEKDVVLVKKGEVISPQIAQVLGKLDIKPIEIGLKINALMENGIIYPPDILAVDFNKLIGEIQTSFARAINLAIEICYPAKDALEQIIMKAYNSAYNVALERNIYSKETIEAFINRAYLHAKALENKIGG comes from the coding sequence ATGCCTGCGGAATGGAAAATTAAGGAACTAGAGGAAATAAAAAATATAATATCATCCCATAAGGTATTTGGAATTGTAGGAATAAGAGGAATACCAGCATATCAGATGCAGAGGATGAGAGAAAGCTTAAGAGGAAAAGCAATAATAAAAGTTTCTAAAAACACCTTGCTGAGAATAGCTCTTTCAAACGGGACAGAGAAGCTTGCAAATTATATTGTTGGGGAGAGCGCAATAATTGCCTCAAACCTCAATCCTGTAGAACTCTACAAACTCATAGAAAGTGCAAGAACCAAAGCACCAGCAAAGGGCGGGGAGATCGCGAGCGAGGATATAGTAGTAAAAAAGGGTGAAACAAATTTCAAACCAGGTCCTATAGTTGGTGAGCTACAAAAAGCGGGAATTCCCGCTTCAATAAGAGAAGGAAAGGTAGTTATAGAAAAAGATGTTGTTCTTGTTAAAAAAGGAGAAGTTATTTCTCCACAAATTGCTCAGGTTCTTGGAAAATTGGATATAAAGCCAATTGAAATAGGATTGAAAATAAATGCGCTCATGGAAAATGGAATAATTTATCCTCCTGATATACTTGCTGTTGATTTCAACAAGTTAATTGGAGAAATTCAAACTTCTTTTGCAAGGGCAATCAACCTTGCAATTGAAATTTGCTATCCCGCAAAAGATGCTCTGGAACAAATTATAATGAAAGCATATAATTCCGCATATAATGTTGCGTTAGAAAGAAATATATATAGCAAAGAGACAATAGAAGCATTTATAAATAGAGCGTATTTACATGCTAAAGCATTGGAAAATAAAATCGGAGGTTGA
- the hypE gene encoding hydrogenase expression/formation protein HypE — MHRIELSHGAGGREMAKLIEEFIVKKIKNEKAEVALQEMDDSAVFEDIVFTTDSHVVQPIFFPGGDIGRLAVAGTINDIASLGAKPLAMSLAMVIEEGFEMEKYEKILESISKTAIEGDVEIVTGDTKVVERGGIKDMIITTSAIGKETKYLEENFEFTKRNKWLLDSCLEAGDKIILTGTIADHGIAIISKREGYGFKGKVKSDVAPLYGLIEKALKVGGVVSAKDVTRGGIASALNEMAKKSRVSIHIEEEKIPIKEATLSACEMLGIDPYIVGNEGKMVIGVMEEMAEDVLEAIRKHKYGRDAEIIGEVNNGNYVILNTKVGGKRILEMPTGEIIPRIC; from the coding sequence ATGCATAGAATAGAACTCTCGCATGGCGCTGGCGGGCGAGAAATGGCAAAACTTATAGAGGAGTTTATAGTAAAAAAAATTAAAAACGAGAAGGCGGAAGTTGCTTTGCAAGAAATGGATGATTCAGCGGTTTTTGAAGATATTGTCTTTACAACAGATAGTCATGTAGTTCAACCAATTTTTTTCCCTGGTGGAGATATAGGAAGGCTGGCGGTTGCTGGCACGATAAATGACATAGCTTCATTAGGGGCGAAACCTCTTGCAATGTCTCTTGCAATGGTAATAGAAGAAGGATTTGAGATGGAGAAATATGAAAAAATTCTTGAGAGTATATCTAAGACAGCAATTGAAGGAGATGTGGAAATAGTTACTGGTGATACAAAAGTTGTTGAGAGAGGGGGAATAAAGGATATGATTATAACAACCTCTGCAATTGGAAAAGAAACAAAATATCTAGAAGAAAATTTTGAATTCACAAAAAGAAATAAATGGCTTCTCGATTCTTGTCTAGAGGCAGGAGATAAAATAATTTTAACTGGAACAATTGCGGATCATGGTATTGCAATTATTTCTAAAAGAGAGGGATATGGATTTAAAGGAAAAGTCAAGTCAGATGTTGCTCCATTATATGGGCTTATTGAAAAAGCTTTAAAAGTAGGAGGGGTTGTTTCTGCAAAAGATGTAACAAGAGGAGGGATTGCAAGTGCTTTAAATGAAATGGCAAAAAAATCTAGGGTTTCTATTCATATCGAGGAAGAGAAAATACCAATAAAAGAAGCGACGCTTTCTGCTTGTGAGATGCTTGGAATTGATCCATACATAGTTGGAAATGAGGGGAAAATGGTTATAGGAGTGATGGAGGAGATGGCAGAGGATGTGCTTGAAGCAATTAGGAAACATAAATATGGCAGAGATGCGGAGATAATTGGAGAAGTGAATAATGGAAATTATGTTATTTTGAATACAAAAGTGGGGGGAAAAAGAATTCTTGAGATGCCAACAGGAGAAATAATTCCAAGAATATGCTGA
- the smc gene encoding chromosome segregation protein SMC produces MYIKCITLENFKSFGNKISIPFLPGFTAITGPNGSGKSNIVDAILFLLGVRSPKTIRAERLTDLIYKGDKEANYCKVSIVFDNSSRKIPIDSDEIVLTRKIKISPLPGNPSNFYSYFYINGKSASLNEFVELLSSARISPTCIVQQGDVNSIVDMGDFERRKLIDEVAGIADFDRDIEKAQKEREEVERNMEHILIILDEIKKQLRQLKKEKNEALHYKEKLEELNRAKAMLSYKKKVEIEKEIKEVSKQIDYYEKEKIAHEKELAELKKKYKEKQISFQEIENKLMELGGEEILKIKEKIDFFREENIKAKEKINYYRKEIAEKKGEIEQIKGLIDKIIKEEKKCGNIVENIKKEIERIEKEISSRESEISQIKAETEKTDEKTISLSREIAKIKKEIEKAKEELHSLLLERDRLTQNKEGVSAKFNEFFNIKNNFEIELRELKMEISEVQKIEKERRNRKEQLEKKLFEKKKEEASTGEKLRELEKEIIKLQRELSKLKISEDASFSPSTKEILRLRDEGIIKGIHGTIAELMRVEEKYRKAIEVAIGRRAEAVVVEDDEVAARCIEYLKKNDYGRVTFLPLNKMVTGKPRGKALLVIRNENVLGFAIDLVSFDKKYESAIWYGLGDTIIVNNLENARSMMGGIRIVTLEGELIEPSGAITGGSLPKSSIFEVADLRKSMELKYKLMDLSMQQEELTNALIKIKEEISKIENELKNLPDYKLEEIEKLEIRKREIESKLKSINDELKKWEGELNKLNASLEEYENKIKEKQNEINQLEELKKRKEEEIISLTSEEKIKRIENLKEEIEKLKEESRNLLADLRGREKELEIILAQRNEMERKLAENETKLKEMEKDLEEEEKRYEESGKEIKAYEEIEKKIVSKTKGLSEERDKLYKEIVEIEKLIDSISTKMEATIDIISKTKARLPSLESALSEIIDIKYEFKEEELLSFDEIKKRIKELEEILQNMQPVNMKAVEEYEKQEERKNKFEEDYNKLKEQRDNLINLEEEIKKKKKETFYEVFNEIRKNFVRIYSELSGGEGDLVLQNSENPFEGGLMIKVNKNGKKMNLYSLSGGERSVASLAFIFSMQAYEPSPFYVLDEIDMFLDEKNAEKIAKMILSNSSFAQFIIVSLRRITIKNANHIYGVTLSNGVSMVVGNINVKEVEKIAEIK; encoded by the coding sequence ATGTATATAAAATGCATTACACTCGAAAACTTTAAATCATTTGGAAATAAAATTAGCATACCGTTTCTTCCTGGCTTCACTGCGATAACGGGCCCTAACGGCTCTGGAAAATCGAATATTGTTGATGCCATATTGTTTTTGTTAGGTGTAAGGAGCCCAAAAACGATAAGAGCGGAAAGGCTTACTGATTTAATATATAAAGGAGATAAAGAAGCAAATTATTGTAAAGTATCGATAGTTTTTGACAATTCTTCAAGAAAAATACCAATTGATAGCGATGAAATTGTTCTTACAAGGAAAATAAAAATTTCTCCGTTGCCAGGAAACCCATCAAATTTTTACAGCTATTTTTACATAAACGGAAAATCTGCTTCACTAAATGAATTTGTTGAGCTCCTCTCCTCCGCCCGCATCTCGCCCACCTGCATAGTCCAGCAGGGGGATGTGAATTCAATAGTTGATATGGGGGATTTTGAGAGAAGAAAATTGATAGATGAGGTTGCGGGAATTGCAGATTTTGACAGGGATATTGAAAAAGCACAGAAGGAGAGGGAAGAAGTTGAAAGGAACATGGAGCATATTCTCATCATTCTGGATGAAATTAAAAAGCAGTTGAGACAGCTTAAAAAGGAAAAGAATGAGGCATTGCACTATAAGGAAAAATTGGAGGAGCTGAACAGAGCAAAAGCGATGCTTTCATATAAGAAGAAAGTTGAGATAGAAAAAGAAATAAAGGAAGTTTCCAAACAGATAGATTACTATGAAAAAGAAAAAATAGCTCATGAAAAAGAGCTCGCTGAATTGAAGAAGAAATACAAGGAAAAGCAAATATCATTTCAGGAAATAGAAAATAAGTTGATGGAGTTAGGTGGAGAGGAAATTTTAAAAATAAAGGAAAAAATAGATTTTTTCAGGGAAGAAAATATAAAAGCGAAGGAAAAAATAAATTATTACAGGAAAGAAATTGCTGAGAAAAAAGGAGAAATAGAGCAGATAAAGGGATTAATTGATAAAATAATCAAGGAAGAGAAAAAATGTGGAAATATAGTAGAAAATATAAAGAAAGAGATTGAAAGGATAGAAAAAGAAATTTCTTCGAGAGAGAGTGAAATTTCTCAGATAAAAGCGGAAACCGAAAAAACAGATGAAAAAACAATTTCTTTAAGCAGAGAGATTGCAAAAATAAAAAAAGAAATAGAGAAGGCAAAAGAAGAATTGCATTCCTTATTGCTTGAAAGAGATAGATTGACACAAAATAAAGAGGGAGTATCTGCGAAATTCAATGAATTCTTTAACATCAAGAACAATTTTGAAATAGAATTAAGAGAGCTAAAAATGGAAATAAGCGAGGTGCAAAAGATTGAAAAGGAAAGAAGGAATAGAAAGGAACAGCTTGAGAAAAAACTTTTCGAAAAAAAGAAGGAAGAAGCAAGCACAGGAGAAAAACTCAGGGAGCTGGAAAAAGAAATAATCAAATTGCAGAGAGAATTATCAAAACTCAAAATAAGTGAAGATGCATCTTTTTCACCTTCAACAAAAGAAATCCTCCGCTTAAGAGATGAGGGTATAATTAAGGGCATACATGGGACCATAGCGGAATTGATGAGGGTAGAGGAAAAATACAGGAAAGCCATAGAGGTGGCGATCGGCAGGCGGGCGGAGGCGGTGGTGGTTGAGGATGATGAGGTGGCAGCGAGGTGTATTGAATATCTAAAGAAAAATGATTATGGAAGGGTTACATTTTTGCCATTGAATAAAATGGTTACGGGAAAGCCGAGGGGTAAGGCCTTGCTTGTGATAAGGAATGAAAATGTTCTCGGTTTTGCAATAGACCTTGTTTCTTTTGATAAGAAATATGAGTCAGCAATATGGTATGGCCTTGGGGATACAATCATAGTAAATAATTTGGAGAATGCTCGATCAATGATGGGCGGGATTAGAATTGTAACTCTTGAGGGCGAGCTAATTGAGCCATCTGGAGCAATAACAGGAGGAAGCCTGCCAAAGAGCAGTATTTTTGAAGTCGCTGATCTGAGAAAAAGCATGGAATTAAAGTATAAGTTGATGGATTTGAGCATGCAGCAAGAGGAGCTAACCAATGCATTAATAAAAATAAAGGAAGAAATAAGCAAAATAGAGAATGAATTAAAGAATTTACCCGACTATAAATTAGAGGAAATTGAAAAATTGGAAATCAGGAAAAGAGAAATAGAAAGCAAGTTGAAGAGTATAAATGATGAATTGAAGAAATGGGAAGGGGAGTTAAATAAACTCAATGCATCTCTTGAAGAATATGAGAATAAAATAAAAGAAAAGCAAAATGAAATAAATCAGCTTGAAGAATTGAAGAAAAGAAAAGAAGAGGAGATAATAAGTCTGACAAGTGAGGAAAAAATAAAGAGAATAGAAAATCTAAAAGAGGAGATTGAAAAATTAAAAGAGGAAAGCAGGAATTTACTCGCTGATTTAAGGGGCAGGGAAAAAGAATTGGAAATTATTTTAGCTCAAAGAAATGAAATGGAAAGAAAGCTCGCAGAAAATGAAACGAAATTGAAAGAAATGGAGAAAGACCTAGAAGAGGAGGAGAAAAGATACGAAGAAAGCGGTAAGGAGATAAAGGCTTATGAAGAAATTGAGAAAAAAATTGTTTCAAAGACGAAGGGATTGAGTGAGGAAAGGGATAAACTTTATAAAGAAATTGTTGAAATTGAAAAATTAATTGATAGTATATCAACAAAGATGGAGGCAACAATTGATATAATATCAAAAACTAAGGCAAGATTACCATCTCTTGAAAGTGCTCTATCAGAAATTATAGATATAAAATATGAGTTTAAAGAAGAGGAGCTTTTGTCATTTGATGAGATAAAAAAGAGAATTAAGGAATTAGAGGAAATTTTACAGAATATGCAGCCGGTGAATATGAAAGCCGTTGAAGAATATGAAAAACAGGAAGAAAGGAAGAATAAGTTTGAAGAGGATTATAATAAATTGAAGGAGCAGAGAGATAATCTCATAAATCTTGAAGAGGAAATAAAGAAGAAGAAAAAAGAAACATTTTATGAAGTATTTAATGAAATAAGAAAAAATTTCGTAAGGATATACAGTGAGTTGAGTGGTGGGGAAGGTGATTTAGTTTTGCAAAATTCTGAAAATCCTTTTGAAGGAGGATTGATGATAAAAGTTAATAAAAATGGTAAAAAAATGAATTTGTATTCTCTTTCTGGAGGAGAAAGAAGTGTTGCATCTCTTGCCTTTATATTTTCAATGCAGGCATATGAACCTTCTCCATTTTATGTTCTGGATGAAATTGATATGTTTCTTGATGAAAAAAATGCGGAAAAGATAGCAAAAATGATTCTATCAAATTCCTCATTTGCTCAATTTATTATTGTCTCTCTAAGAAGAATTACAATAAAAAATGCGAACCATATCTATGGTGTAACTCTTTCAAATGGTGTATCGATGGTTGTTGGTAATATAAATGTAAAGGAAGTGGAAAAGATAGCGGAGATAAAATGA
- a CDS encoding ferritin family protein has protein sequence MEEINVALQLEKDGYAFYKKASSLCKNVYGKKMFEKLAEDEIRHLEKFRKIAKEIFGNFVEKESKSPDIFGKIDFSTTSGEYAALEYAIDFEKKAYDYFKKASENAKNSELKELFENIAKEEEMHRELLEAERNYLHKSGIWFDYQEFFMDGL, from the coding sequence ATGGAAGAAATAAATGTGGCTCTTCAACTTGAAAAGGACGGATATGCATTTTACAAGAAGGCATCTTCTCTTTGCAAAAACGTATATGGTAAAAAAATGTTTGAAAAACTGGCTGAAGATGAAATAAGGCATTTAGAAAAATTCAGAAAAATTGCAAAAGAAATTTTTGGAAATTTTGTTGAAAAAGAAAGCAAAAGCCCTGACATATTTGGAAAAATAGATTTCTCTACCACCTCAGGCGAGTATGCGGCGCTTGAGTACGCAATAGACTTTGAAAAGAAGGCATATGATTATTTTAAAAAGGCATCCGAAAATGCAAAAAATTCAGAGTTAAAGGAGTTGTTTGAAAACATTGCAAAGGAAGAAGAGATGCATAGAGAACTTCTTGAAGCAGAAAGAAATTATTTGCATAAATCCGGTATATGGTTTGATTATCAAGAATTTTTTATGGATGGATTATAA